Below is a genomic region from Henckelia pumila isolate YLH828 chromosome 3, ASM3356847v2, whole genome shotgun sequence.
aatttaataattgaactttgatagagatattgagtttgttattaaatacgaatttctgcttgacactcgagagaggtagtaaaaaataatagggattcttgactaataaactagaagaattaataattgaacaatcattagaaataaattgtggtggacagtcaagtgaagtcgaacatctagcattcatcgcttattgaattttactctcgtgaactcgtggttatttagttttgttcttgcaaattttagttgtataaaaatcaaaccattttcgtagctctacataggattatgattttattagttgcaaatatttgatataatatcatttattcattctccgtgggatcgacttggacttaattcctatattaacttgacatcgtgtgcttgcgagcgaaaaacacgcaacattgcggtaaataaatgcgtaatgtaaataaagcagtaacagggataagagatgtttatggaagttcgacgataaatcgtctacatctccccttcttggttaagatcgattaaccaaggattgctagcacttcgaacgtcttggctttgatggctccaaggatagccttaccaCTCAACAGGATCATAGTGCCGATACAaatcgaacacttggccttaagggctccaaggatagcatctgtgagaccccgtttctaatcttttattctcgaataattaaacaaaatcgaaCACGAAGAGCCGCAGAAAaaacgaatcaattttttttttaaacaaagcctcgcgcccgcgcgaggtcatcacctcgcgcgcgcgcaagctaCGCGGGCAGAGGGCTAGCGAAAGGCTCGGGCCCGCGTGAGAGaagggctcgcgcgcgcgcgagaaaaaGTTCCCGAGCCCTTCAGGAAACCTCGCGCGCGGGCAAAAATTCCCGAGCCCTCGAGGAAACCTCGCGCGCGCGGTcatgcctcgcccgcgcgcaagCTAAACGGGCAGAGAGGGAGAGAGAGCCTGGAAAATCAATCAAAGGCAATTCTAAATAATTCTAAACTCATACACACATACATATCAGTATTTAGAACATGCCATAatctaagttctgcccaaaaatACAATACTAAGTCGAGTTCAATAATAGAGTACAAACGCAGTCAACTGCATTCTCGGTACCCTTCAATgttggcggtttgaatgactgaaacctctttAGTAAGGTTTCCATTGGCATCGCTGtgacatccatctgatcagtttcgGTACTAGCCTTTTTGTTTGGAGGAGTTACTTCCGGTTGGTTCCTGTTCAATACTTGTCGAGGAGCCATATCTGATAATCACATGGTTAGGACACAAATATCTCAATCTCAACATATCGGTGTCCAACAACCTCTGTTCATCTTACTCAAATAACCTCAATGGAATTCGGATTATAATCGGGAAtcgaatcaattcgtatttcaaaGAATTCATGATTTACAAtttaatcacaaaatcatgtaattcaattaattctcaaataataaagcatgctctcaTGGAATTCAAATAGCCGAATaaagaattcaatcacatgcgagagattaaatcaagcggactcgatctaccccgctcactctaatttagtccaagaaacttatcgctctgataacACTTAATGTCAGACCTCGGTCCTAATCAACTAATCTCGAaatacataattcaaataaatcaaCAAGAGCCAAAAAGAAtcagataaaatatttattttttatttttcgcatggaaagggcctcgctcgagcgtGCAAAACTCTGcccaaaaaatctcaaaatctctcgctcgagcggtaataaaGTTCCACACGAGCGAGACAAACTCTGTCTTAAAAAATGGAAAACCCTCGCTTGAGCGTTAATAAACCACCGCTCGAGAGAGCCCAACTCTGTACAAAAAAAAACGTTGAACTTATACTTAAACAATACTCCATCATCAACATAATTTGAAAACATAACGAGGTATCCAGATACATGCAATAACAACATATGAACCTCCATACTCGAATATTCGATACAACTTAATTCAAAGGAAGTACGAGTTATAAACatgctttaaaaaaaacacgAGTTCGACATGCTATTAGATTTCTAAACCGaagcctcacttctatccctcAGTCCCGAGCATATCAGGTCGCCTCTAACTCAATCTTtccccacctgtcgccaagcacacatacaaaacaagaaaacagccggataaatccggtgagaataatattcccagtaaaagaggcataacatgcaattccacataatatatcaaatcatgataTATATAACAACAATGTAATTCCAAAGAGGAAACTAATTtgagatgcatgtctttaaaattcgggattatctaatcggataatcagAAGGTAATTTGGTTCTTTGattcttcggttgggatcccgagaacaaGATATTACAACAATCACAAcactctcccgctcgaggtcgACGATGCATATTTCACTCCTatagactctgaagcaactataaGAGTTTTCGGGCTATTGGAGTAACTCCACAACCAATGCCACTTGACTATAGTCCACATAACGTCTAATTTAAAATGAAAACGAATCATTTggatcaatatgaatgcatgtgCAAATAATCACTCATTCAAGTAAATTCAAGtatttcaaataattcaaataacatgcaagtatgtgatttcttggGAAACTCAAAAATTGACTCGAATTCGAGTATTCGTCCCATTTAATTTGATGTCGACTTATACCTTTCCTTTGATTCgagatgctccaaacctggataATCAAATGATAATATCATATCAAAACTTATTCGAATCCAAAAAAATCGTCAAGAGAGAAatcaatactataccggcttCAACTCTATCTACTTGAATTCCTCTAACTCTGGATTCACCAATTCTCAAACCAATCTGAAATGAAGCAATATAAGATAAATATcgacattcaaactcaatcaaaataaggctcaatcaattcaaactaatcgatatccaaaactcaaaccagcAGCGTAACGACTTACAAACGGACAACTGAAAAACACAAActcagcatatcaatcaataCGACTCAAAACAACTACAATCTCTACAAAACCAAatcaatatcaatcaaatctcaaaaccccatttttgaattatgctTCAAAAAagcataacaattccgaacgtcgttctttttccaatcTGACTTCAAATAAACGATATATGCTAGATCAAGAACaatatatcaaaaaataaatgaattccAACAACGTCAAAAAAttgaagtataactgatcgaataaaaacttacgatagaacgaagccttTGATGtcgtgatcgcgaatataccTTCAGATTAaatttctatcggacggatcgagtaAAAACCGAAATTGAAAAGCTTGAAAGAGGCGTTTCtagtcttcaatggagggaacaCGTTTGGAGGAGaagaaaataattaaaggaTGAGCCTTGTCATCCATATAAAAAGTAAGACTAAgtcaaaaatctcaaaattgcactttagtccctaaattattcaaaaattgcaaaatagtccttGATCAAATATCACTTTAGCCCTCGAATTAATAATCTCCGAATATCGCTAATAaactaaatttaaataaattcggggcgttacatatttcctcaacatcgatacgtGGAAGACATTATGAACTCCATCCAAGTTAGGTGGTAAGGCCAATCTATAAGCCAATGCCCCCACTCTGTCCAATATCTCGAAGGGTCCTATGAGCCTCGGATCCAAATTTCATTTCTTCCCGAATCTCATCACACCTTTCATTGGAGCTACTCGGACAAAACATGATCtcccaccgagaactccaagtccCCCCTCCTATGATCAGCGTAACTCTTATGCCTGCTCtgtgcagtcctcatcctatcacggatcttgGTTACAACCGCGGTAGTATGCTGTACAATCTCCGGTCCTAACCCTGATCTCTCACCAACATCGGTCCACAACACAGTCAATCTACACGATCTCCCATAGAGTGCCTCATAAGGTGTCATACCAATAGTggcctgatagctgttattatacgcAAACTCCACCAAAAGCAACCTCAACTCCCAAATGCCCTGAAATTCAATGACACAGGTTCTCAAGATATCTTCTAAGATCTGAATTACCCTCTAGTATTGCCCATCCATCTAAGGGTGAAATGTTGTATTGAACAGAAGCTTCATCCCCAAAGATGAATGAAAGCTCCTCCAAAATGATGAAGTAAACCTTGGATCTCGATCAGACACTATGAATACAGGGATACCATGAAGTCTGACTATCTCACGGATGTATAAACTACGCATATTGAGCCATGGAGTACGTTGTCCTCATAGGCAGGAAGTGTGCCAACTTAGTGAGATGGTCTACAATAATCCAAATAGCATTTGAGCCTCTCACTGTCCTAGGAACCCAACAACCAAGTCCATAGTaacattctcccatttccactcgggGATAGAGAGCGGATTAAGTAGCCCACCGGGTCTCTGATTTTCTGCCTGAACCTGCTGGCAAGTTACACACTCAGCTACAAATTGGGCAATATCTTGCTTCATACCCGACCACCAATATAACTGCTGTAGATCatgatacatcttcgtactcctTGGGTGGATGGAGTACGGTGATGCGTGAGCCTCTTAAATGATCGTAGCTCGCAAATAATCACCCGCAAATACCCAAAATCGGCCTCTAAAGTTCACAATCCCATCAACCACTGAGTACAAACCACTGCCTCTGTCCTCATCCTTCTGTCTCCTCTTAATCAACTGCTCATCACGATCAAATAGTGTGGTCCTCACTGATAAAGAAGATAGTCGGGGTGCCCCACCCTTGGCATAGAACTCCAggtcaaacctctgaatctcatactgcaacggtctagacactGACAAGGATGAAATCACTGCTGCCTTCCTACTCAGAGCATCTGCAAAGACATTAGCCTTATCCGGATGGTAACTAATGTTGCAatcgtagtccttcaccaactcaaGCCAACTCCGTTGCCTTATAtttaactccttctgggtgaagaagtacttgaggctcttatggtctATAAAGACCTTGCAATTTTCCCCATAGAGATAGCGCCTCCAAATCTTAAATGCAAAGACTACTGCGgccaactcaaaataataagtAGGATAATTCTCCTCGTGTCtcttcaattgcctagaagcataagcaataactcTCTCCCGCTGCATAAGAACTGCTTCTAATCCCAACttagaagcatccgtgtacacAACAAAATCACCTTTCCTTGATGGCATGGATAACACTGATGCTGTCGTAAGAGCCTTCTTCAATACATCAAAGCTCTCTTGACACTCCGGACTCCAATCAAACTTAGCATTATTCTTGGTCAACGCGGTCAAGGGAACAACAATGTATGAAATGCCCTTGATGAACTTACTATAGTAACCGGCCAATCCAAGGAAGCTGCGAATCTCCGATGCATTACTAGGTACTAACCACTCCTTAACTGCTCGCACCTTGAAAGGGTCCACTTATACACCGTTCTTGGAGATtatatgacccaaaaattcCACTAtgtccaaccaaaattcacacttgtcAATCTTGACAAACAATATCAGATCTCGAAGCACCTCTAGAACTGTCCTCAAATGCTGTGTGTGCTCCTCACGGTCCTTGGAGTACGTAAGGATGTAATCGATGAAGACAATGACAAATCGATCCAAGTACGGCTGGAAaacgcggttcatgagatccataaagACCGCATGATCGtttgtcaaaccgaacggcatcacAATTCCTTGTAATGGTCGTAACAAGTCCTAAAAATAGTCTTAAACACATCTGATTCCTTCACCTTCAAGTGATGATAGCCCGAacaaagatcaatcttcgaaaataTGGAGGCTCCCTACAACTGATCAAAGAAATCCTCAATCTTGAGAAGGGGGTATTTATTCTTCACCTTCACTCCGTACAACTCCGTGCATCCCATggagagaaactagggcgtatgaaaCCCTTAACAAGCAACTCTTTAATATGCTCTTTCAACTCATTTATCTCTATaggagccaatctgtacggtgccttggaaATTGGCACGGTACTAGGAACCAATTCGATAGAGAACTCAACCTCTCTATTGAGCGGAAGACCTGCAAAATCGTCTGGAAACACATCTTCAAATTCACTGACCACTTCTAAATCTGAAATCACAGGCCTAACTGGCGACTCTCTCAACAACAAGCTAGCCAAGAACGACTCACAACCATCCGATATAAGCTGCCTTTCTTGCAGAAAAGATATGTTTCGGGCCTTCCTCCAACTCTTGGCTACCTCGAACCAGAATGGTTTCACACCCTCTGGTCTAATCAACACGGATCTCTGCTGAAAATCAATCACCATTGCATTCCTCACCATCCAGTCTATCCCTAGAATAAGATTAAACTCGGGCATAGGCAATACTATCAAGTCTGCAACCACTGATTGTCCCTACAAGAGAAGTTCAAGATCCTTGACCATGATTCTGGTGGACAACTCTTCCCCTGACGGGATAGTAATGGAGAAGCACACTAATAACTCTTCTCGCTGAATTCCCCAATTAAGCACAAACTCCTCAGAAATAAAAGAATGCGAAGCCCCCGAGTCTAATAATGCCTTGGTCGCTACACCTGATACTATGATTCTCCCTGCAAAGACAACGGTTACCACACAAGCAATTGGATTCCCTATTCACAAGTTCTACCTATGCTCACCCTAATTCAACCCGATTCAAATTCATAATCATACAAACTAGCAACCAAACATAAATCATGCAATGAATAACCAATTTTAAGCCAATTCCAAAAATCTCAAGAATACTTAGCAACTAGTAGGAAGAAAATTCCCAATTAGACAGTTCCTCAACACAAATTCCATAcattaaataaacatatttaatATCAAAAAACTTAAAGCGTTACCTGTGATAAGGGTAGTATCCGGGTcggcctcctcggcctgcatcacaaagactCTCCCTGGAACAGGCCTCCTCATCTCAGGGCACTCTGAAACCATGTGCCCTGTTTTTTTTCCAACGGAAACAGACTCCTGCACCTACTAGGAATTTCCCATAATGGGCACGCTTGCACTCCTTGCAAAATGGCTTCTCCCCAGTCTTGGGAGGAGTGGGTCTTTGAGCTTGATGGTGTCTCTGGGGGCCTCTGCTGTCTCTGCGGCCCTAGGTATGACTTCTTGccatgctgctgctgctgcgagTGGCCCTGTTGAGTAAAGGGCCACTACCCTGCACCTCGGTGTTGATGTCCATTAATGATTGCTCAAACCTCAAAACATGTTTGAGCGCAGTAACATAATCAACTGGTTCAGCCATCAGTAAATCACATCAAATGGTGGGTTGTAATCCATCAATGAAGTGCTGGAGCTTCTCTACTTC
It encodes:
- the LOC140889438 gene encoding uncharacterized protein, with amino-acid sequence MVSECPEMRRPVPGRVFVMQAEEADPDTTLITGRIIVSGVATKALLDSGASHSFISEEFVLNWGIQREELLGQSVVADLIVLPMPEFNLILGIDWMVRNAMVIDFQQRSVLIRPEGVKPFWFEVAKSWRKARNISFLQERQLISDGCESFLASLLLRESPVRPVISDLEVVSEFEDVFPDDFAGLPLNREVEFSIELVPSTVPISKAPYRLAPIEINELKEHIKELLVKGFIRPSFSPWDARSCTE